One Chroicocephalus ridibundus chromosome 10, bChrRid1.1, whole genome shotgun sequence DNA window includes the following coding sequences:
- the IP6K1 gene encoding inositol hexakisphosphate kinase 1 isoform X2 has product MCVCQTMEVGKYGKNATRSGDRGVLLEPFIHQVGGHSSMMRYDDHTVCKPLITREQRFYESLPPEMKEFTPEYKGVVSVCFEGDSDGYINLVAYPYVENEGLEQDDMPERDQPRRKHSRRSLHRSSSVTEHKEEKPGLASDSTESIQETKSPRVDLHIHSDVPFQMLDGNSGLSSEKISYNPWSLRCHKQQLSRMRSESKDRKLYKFLLLENVVHHFKLPCVLDLKMGTRQHGDDASEEKAARQMKKCEQSTSATLGVRVCGMQVYQLDTGHYLCRNKYYGRGLSIEGFRNALYQYLHNGIELRKDLFEPILAKLRSLKAVLERQASYRFYSSSLLIIYDGKDSRAGMFVERRPEMRLKRVDTSLPESLQDGSSMEPGSSAQPKVDVRMIDFAHSTFKGFRDDPTVHDGPDMGYVFGLESLINIMEQMREENQ; this is encoded by the exons ATGTGTGTTTGTCAAACCATGGAAGTGGGCAAGTATGGCAAGAATGCCACTCGATCCGGAGACCGGGGGGTCCTTCTGGAGCCTTTCATTCACCAGGTGGGCGGCCACAGCAGCATGATGCGCTACGATGACCATACTGTCTGCAAACCCCTCATTACCAGAGAACAGCGCTTCTATGAGTCTCTGCCCCCAGAAATGAAGGAGTTCACACCTGAGTATAAAG GTGTGGTATCTGTCTGTTTTGAGGGAGACAGTGATGGCTACATTAACCTCGTGGCCTATCCCTATGTGGAGAACGAGGGTCTGGAGCAGGATGATATGCCAGAGAGGGACCAGCCACGACGCAAGCACTCACGTCGGAGCCTTCACAGGTCAAGCAGCGTCACTGAGCATAAGGAGGAAAAGCCTGGCCTGGCCAGTGACAGCACTGAAAG CATCCAGGAAACAAAGAGTCCCAGGGTGGACTTGCACATCCATTCAGATGTCCCATTTCAGATGTTGGATGGGAACAGCGGTCTGAGTTCTGAAAAGATCAGCTATAACCCCTGGAGCCTGCGCTGTCATAAGCAGCAGCTGAGCCGGATGCGGTCAGAATCCAAGGACCGAAAACTCTACA AGTTCCTTTTGCTGGAGAACGTGGTACATCACTTCAAGCTTCCCTGCGTACTTGATCTGAAGATGGGGACCAGACAGCACGGAGATGATGCATCTGAGGAGAAGGCTGCTCGGCAGATGAAGAAGTGTGAACAGAGCACTTCCGCCACCTTGGGTGTGCGCGTGTGTGGGATGCAG GTCTATCAGCTGGACACAGGGCATTACTTATGCAGGAATAAATACTATGGACGCGGTCTTTCCATCGAGGGCTTCCGCAACGCCCTCTACCAGTATCTCCACAACGGCATCGAGCTGCGCAAGGACCTCTTTGAGCCTATCCTCGCCAAACTGCGAAGCCTGAAGGCGGTTTTGGAGAGACAGGCCTCCTACCGCTTCTACTCCAGCTCCCTCCTCATCATTTACGATGGGAAggacagcagggcagggatgTTTGTGGAGCGCCGGCCAGAGATGCGCCTGAAGCGGGTGGACACCTCTCTCCCGGAGAGCCTTCAGGATGGCAGCAGCATGGAGCCTGGCTCCTCGGCCCAGCCCAAGGTGGATGTGCGTATGATTGACTTTGCACACAGCACGTTCAAAGGCTTTCGCGACGACCCCACTGTGCATGACGGACCCGACATGGGTTATGTATTCGGGCTGGAAAGCCTCATCAACATCATGGAACAGATGCGTGAGGAAAACCAGTAG
- the AMIGO3 gene encoding amphoterin-induced protein 3 produces MSPRAPTDPLRARVAKLLLLLLHLCRAPRASPLPRSCPAACICTSDLLSCSRQTLQRVPRALPPTATTLDLSHNALTQLHDRWLAALPHLEALHISHNQIKDLSPQAFHNASYLRHLDMSSNHLHAVETHYFDKLVSLEELLLYNNRITRVDENAFAKLSGLRKVYLSWNNLTTFPFHSVQGLGNYSLRTLDLSSNSLSSIPVEELAALPENIRNGLYLHNNPVRCSCQLYLMLQRWKQRGFSSVKDFFEEHTCKVSNNVPRSLIKFLKYSHMFENCSAGPEDVHPVTFPVMVGQTLLLTCNTSLPAVATTYMWISPRHEPIKHPGNSNRSLEVYRNGSLKIAVAKPWHSGVYVGLAINSPHNFSRLCEINVTVHFPKPDGETFSTGLTTLLGCIVSLLLVLIYLYLTPCRCLSCCKKPAPLSPPQECSAQSSILSTTPPATDGPNRKVSANKHVVFLEPVRETQNGKIRLALSEDFPDAKHPKVLQLKSDSESISSVFSDTPIVS; encoded by the coding sequence ATGTccccgagggcacccacagacccTCTCCGGGCGCGGGTGgcgaagctgctgctgctgctgctccatctgTGCCGCGCTCCCCGcgcctccccgctgccccgcagctgccccgccGCCTGCATCTGCACCTCCGACCTGCTGAGCTGCAGCCGGCAGACGCTGCAGCGCGtgccccgggcgctgccgcccACCGCCACCACGCTGGACCTCAGCCACAATGCCCTCACTCAGCTCCATGACCGCTGGCTGGCCGCCCTCCCGCACCTCGAGGCCCTCCACATCAGCCACAACCAGATAAAGGACCTTTCTCCGCAGGCTTTCCACAATGCCTCCTACCTGCGGCACCTCGACATGTCCTCCAACCACCTGCACGCCGTCGAGACGCACTACTTCGACAAGCTGGTGAGcttggaggagctgctgctctacAACAACCGCATTACACGAGTGGATGAAAACGCCTTCGCCAAGCTGAGCGGCCTGCGGAAAGTCTACCTGAGCTGGAACAACCTGACCACCTTCCCCTTCCACTCGGTGCAGGGGCTGGGCAACTACAGCCTGCGCACGCTGGACCTCTCCTCCAACAGCCTGAGCAGCATCCCCGTGGAGGAGCTGGCGGCTCTGCCCGAAAACATCAGGAACGGCTTGTACCTGCACAACAACCCCGTCAGGTGCAGCTGCCAGCTCTACCTGATGCTCCAGCGCTGGAAGCAGCGAGGTTTCAGCTCGGTGAAGGATTTCTTCGAGGAACACACCTGCAAGGTGTCCAACAACGTGCCCCGGTCACTGATCAAGTTCCTCAAATACAGCCACATGTTTGAGAACTGCTCGGCGGGCCCTGAAGACGTGCACCCCGTGACCTTCCCTGTGATGGTGGGCCAGACCCTCCTGCTCACCTGCAACACCAGCCTGCCGGCCGTGGCCACCACCTACATGTGGATCTCCCCTCGCCACGAGCCCATCAAACACCCGGGGAACAGCAACCGCTCCTTGGAGGTGTACCGCAATGGCAGCCTGAAGATTGCGGTGGCCAAGCCCTGGCACTCGGGGGTCTACGTGGGCTTGGCCATCAACAGCCCCCACAATTTCAGCAGGCTGTGCGAAATCAATGTGACGGTCCACTTCCCCAAGCCAGATGGGGAGACCTTTAGCACCGGCCTCACAACGCTGCTGGGCTGCATCGTGAGCCTGCTGCTCGTGCTTATCTACCTGTACCTCACGCCCTGCCGCTGCCTGAGCTGCTGCAAGAAGCCAGCTCCTCTCAGCCCCCCACAAGAGTGCAGCGCCCAGTCCTCCATCCTAAGCACCACTCCCCCTGCCACCGATGGGCCAAACCGCAAGGTCAGCGCCAACAAGCATGTGGTCTTCCTTGAGCCCGTCAGGGAGACACAGAACGGCAAGATTCGCCTGGCCCTCAGTGAGGACTTCCCTGATGCCAAGCACCCCAAGGTCCTGCAGCTCAAGTCGGACTCAGAGTCCATCAGCTCTGTCTTTTCGGACACCCCCATCGTGTCATag
- the IP6K1 gene encoding inositol hexakisphosphate kinase 1 isoform X1, whose protein sequence is MCVCQTMEVGKYGKNATRSGDRGVLLEPFIHQVGGHSSMMRYDDHTVCKPLITREQRFYESLPPEMKEFTPEYKGVVSVCFEGDSDGYINLVAYPYVENEGLEQDDMPERDQPRRKHSRRSLHRSSSVTEHKEEKPGLASDSTESSIQETKSPRVDLHIHSDVPFQMLDGNSGLSSEKISYNPWSLRCHKQQLSRMRSESKDRKLYKFLLLENVVHHFKLPCVLDLKMGTRQHGDDASEEKAARQMKKCEQSTSATLGVRVCGMQVYQLDTGHYLCRNKYYGRGLSIEGFRNALYQYLHNGIELRKDLFEPILAKLRSLKAVLERQASYRFYSSSLLIIYDGKDSRAGMFVERRPEMRLKRVDTSLPESLQDGSSMEPGSSAQPKVDVRMIDFAHSTFKGFRDDPTVHDGPDMGYVFGLESLINIMEQMREENQ, encoded by the exons ATGTGTGTTTGTCAAACCATGGAAGTGGGCAAGTATGGCAAGAATGCCACTCGATCCGGAGACCGGGGGGTCCTTCTGGAGCCTTTCATTCACCAGGTGGGCGGCCACAGCAGCATGATGCGCTACGATGACCATACTGTCTGCAAACCCCTCATTACCAGAGAACAGCGCTTCTATGAGTCTCTGCCCCCAGAAATGAAGGAGTTCACACCTGAGTATAAAG GTGTGGTATCTGTCTGTTTTGAGGGAGACAGTGATGGCTACATTAACCTCGTGGCCTATCCCTATGTGGAGAACGAGGGTCTGGAGCAGGATGATATGCCAGAGAGGGACCAGCCACGACGCAAGCACTCACGTCGGAGCCTTCACAGGTCAAGCAGCGTCACTGAGCATAAGGAGGAAAAGCCTGGCCTGGCCAGTGACAGCACTGAAAG CAGCATCCAGGAAACAAAGAGTCCCAGGGTGGACTTGCACATCCATTCAGATGTCCCATTTCAGATGTTGGATGGGAACAGCGGTCTGAGTTCTGAAAAGATCAGCTATAACCCCTGGAGCCTGCGCTGTCATAAGCAGCAGCTGAGCCGGATGCGGTCAGAATCCAAGGACCGAAAACTCTACA AGTTCCTTTTGCTGGAGAACGTGGTACATCACTTCAAGCTTCCCTGCGTACTTGATCTGAAGATGGGGACCAGACAGCACGGAGATGATGCATCTGAGGAGAAGGCTGCTCGGCAGATGAAGAAGTGTGAACAGAGCACTTCCGCCACCTTGGGTGTGCGCGTGTGTGGGATGCAG GTCTATCAGCTGGACACAGGGCATTACTTATGCAGGAATAAATACTATGGACGCGGTCTTTCCATCGAGGGCTTCCGCAACGCCCTCTACCAGTATCTCCACAACGGCATCGAGCTGCGCAAGGACCTCTTTGAGCCTATCCTCGCCAAACTGCGAAGCCTGAAGGCGGTTTTGGAGAGACAGGCCTCCTACCGCTTCTACTCCAGCTCCCTCCTCATCATTTACGATGGGAAggacagcagggcagggatgTTTGTGGAGCGCCGGCCAGAGATGCGCCTGAAGCGGGTGGACACCTCTCTCCCGGAGAGCCTTCAGGATGGCAGCAGCATGGAGCCTGGCTCCTCGGCCCAGCCCAAGGTGGATGTGCGTATGATTGACTTTGCACACAGCACGTTCAAAGGCTTTCGCGACGACCCCACTGTGCATGACGGACCCGACATGGGTTATGTATTCGGGCTGGAAAGCCTCATCAACATCATGGAACAGATGCGTGAGGAAAACCAGTAG
- the GMPPB gene encoding mannose-1-phosphate guanyltransferase beta isoform X1, with product MRALILVGGFGTRLRPLTLSRPKPLVEFCNKALLLHQLEALRQAGVSHVVLAVSYMSEALGAAMREQEQRLGIRISLSHEKEPLGTAGPLALARDLLAEGGEPFFVLNSDVICEFPFAALAHFHRQHGGEGSLVVTRVEEPAKYGVVVSEADTGRICRFVEKPRVFVSNKINAGLYIFSPGILQRIQLRPTSIEKEIFPAMAQEGQLYAMELQGFWMDIGQPKDFLTGMCMYLQALRAQHPEKLHSGPGVVGNVLVDPSAKIGANCVIGPNVTIGAGVVVEDGVRIKRCTVLKGARIRSHSWLESCIVGWSCSVGQWVRMENVTVLGEDVIVNDELYLNGANVLPHKSIAESVPEPRIIM from the exons ATGCGGGCGCTGATCCTGGTGGGCGGCTTCGGGACGCGGCTGCGGCCGCTGACCCTGAGCCGGCCGAAGCCGCTGGTGGAGTTCTGCAACAAGGCGCTGCTGCTGCACCAGCTGGAGGCCCTGCGGCAg GCCGGCGTCAGCCATGTGGTGCTGGCGGTGAGCTACATGTCGGAGGCGCTGGGGGCCGCCAtgcgggagcaggagcagagg CTCGGCATCCGCATCTCCCTGTCCCACGAGAAGGAGCCGCTAGGCACGG cggggccgcTGGCGCTGGCGCGGGACCTGCTGGCCGAGGGCGGGGAGCCCTTCTTTGTCCTCAACAGCGACGTGATCTGCGAGTTCCCCTTCGCGGCGCTGGCCCATTTCCACCGGCAGCACGGCGGTGAGGGCTCGCTGGTGGTCACCCGCGTGGAGGAGCCAGCCAAGTACGGCGTGGTGGTGAGCGAGGCCGACACCGGCCGCATCTGCCGCTTCGTGGAGAAGCCGCGCGTCTTTGTGTCCAACAAGATCAACGCCGGGCTCTACATCTTCAGCCCCGGCATCCTGCAACGCATCCAG CTGCGCCCTACCTCCATTGAGAAGGAGATCTTCCCAGCCATGGCCCAGGAGGGGCAGCTCTATGCCATGGAGCTGCAAG GCTTCTGGATGGACATCGGGCAGCCAAAGGACTTCCTCACGGGCATGTGCATGTACCTGCAGGCGCTGCGGGCTCAGCACCCTGAGAAGCTGCACTCGGGGCCTGGTGTCGTAGGGAACGTGCTGGTG GACCCCAGCGCAAAGATCGGGGCAAACTGCGTCATCGGCCCCAATGTGACGATTGGGGCCGGCGTGGTGGTGGAGGACGGAGTGCGCATCAAACGCTGCACCGTGCTGAAGGGGGCCCGCATCCGCTCACACTCCTGGCTGGAGTCCTGCATCgtgggctggagctgctctgtggggcagtgg GTTCGCATGGAGAACGTGACAGTGCTGGGTGAGGATGTCATCGTCAATGACGAGCTCTACCTCAATGGGGCCAACGTGCTGCCACACAAGTCCATTGCCGAGTCTGTGCCAGAGCCGCGCATCATCATGTAG
- the GMPPB gene encoding mannose-1-phosphate guanyltransferase beta isoform X2, with product MRALILVGGFGTRLRPLTLSRPKPLVEFCNKALLLHQLEALRQAGVSHVVLAVSYMSEALGAAMREQEQRLGIRISLSHEKEPLGTAGPLALARDLLAEGGEPFFVLNSDVICEFPFAALAHFHRQHGGEGSLVVTRVEEPAKYGVVVSEADTGRICRFVEKPRVFVSNKINAGLYIFSPGILQRIQLRPTSIEKEIFPAMAQEGQLYAMELQGFWMDIGQPKDFLTGMCMYLQALRAQHPEKLHSGPGVVGNVLVDPSAKIGANCVIGPNVTIGAGVVVEDGVRIKRCTVLKGARIRSHSWLESCIVGWSCSVGQWGLSGAGSHGERDSAG from the exons ATGCGGGCGCTGATCCTGGTGGGCGGCTTCGGGACGCGGCTGCGGCCGCTGACCCTGAGCCGGCCGAAGCCGCTGGTGGAGTTCTGCAACAAGGCGCTGCTGCTGCACCAGCTGGAGGCCCTGCGGCAg GCCGGCGTCAGCCATGTGGTGCTGGCGGTGAGCTACATGTCGGAGGCGCTGGGGGCCGCCAtgcgggagcaggagcagagg CTCGGCATCCGCATCTCCCTGTCCCACGAGAAGGAGCCGCTAGGCACGG cggggccgcTGGCGCTGGCGCGGGACCTGCTGGCCGAGGGCGGGGAGCCCTTCTTTGTCCTCAACAGCGACGTGATCTGCGAGTTCCCCTTCGCGGCGCTGGCCCATTTCCACCGGCAGCACGGCGGTGAGGGCTCGCTGGTGGTCACCCGCGTGGAGGAGCCAGCCAAGTACGGCGTGGTGGTGAGCGAGGCCGACACCGGCCGCATCTGCCGCTTCGTGGAGAAGCCGCGCGTCTTTGTGTCCAACAAGATCAACGCCGGGCTCTACATCTTCAGCCCCGGCATCCTGCAACGCATCCAG CTGCGCCCTACCTCCATTGAGAAGGAGATCTTCCCAGCCATGGCCCAGGAGGGGCAGCTCTATGCCATGGAGCTGCAAG GCTTCTGGATGGACATCGGGCAGCCAAAGGACTTCCTCACGGGCATGTGCATGTACCTGCAGGCGCTGCGGGCTCAGCACCCTGAGAAGCTGCACTCGGGGCCTGGTGTCGTAGGGAACGTGCTGGTG GACCCCAGCGCAAAGATCGGGGCAAACTGCGTCATCGGCCCCAATGTGACGATTGGGGCCGGCGTGGTGGTGGAGGACGGAGTGCGCATCAAACGCTGCACCGTGCTGAAGGGGGCCCGCATCCGCTCACACTCCTGGCTGGAGTCCTGCATCgtgggctggagctgctctgtggggcagtgg GGCCTCTCTGGGGCAGGTTCGCATGGAGAACGTGACAGTGCTGGGTGA